Within the Solwaraspora sp. WMMA2056 genome, the region ATGATCACCGGCCGGTACGACCTCCGTACCGTCGAAGGCGAGCAGCGCGAAGTCGTCGACGGTGTCGAACGTCTGGTCACCAAAGACCAGCGCGTCGGGGCCGGCGTACCAGTTGGCGTCGACGCCGGAGTCGGTGGTCCGTTTCCACGCCTCGGCGCCGTCGGTGGTGCGTACCGCGACCGTCCGGTACGCGGTGCCTTCGACCGCCACGCACACCAGTCGCGGGCCGCAGGCCTTGACCCGTTCGATGGTGTCGGCGCCGGCGAACGGCACCTCCCACTTCTTGGTGAACCCGTCCAGGTCGTAGGCGGCCAGCACGGCGCGCCCCGGCGAGGCGTCGTCGGAGAGTTTGCCGATGGCCAACCCGTCGTAGACCGTCCACCGGTCGTGGTCCAGCGGCAGGTCACCGTCGCTGACCGGGCGGCCGTTGCCGACGTCCAGGACGACGCCCCGGCCGCTGCCCTCGTTCAGCTCCACGACCCGGTCCGCGGCGGCGTGCCGGTTGTCGGCCAGGGCGTGTTCGGCGGCGGGCAGCAGCCCGGCGCCGTCGGGCACGGTGGCACCGTCGGTCCAGACGCTGACCGGCCGGATCCGTTCGGCGTCGATGATCAGCAGGTCGTCGTCGGGTGCCTCGCGGCGCCACCGCTGCTCACCGGTGGTCAGGTCGACCCGGGCGACCGCGTTGTCGAAGATGCCGTCGCGGATCTCCACGACCACGTCGGTGCCGACGTACACCACGTCGGTGAAGGTCTCCCAGCTGCGTTTCCACTTGACGGCGCCGTCGGCGGCGTCGAGGACGACCCGTATGTCGTCGCCGGCGTCGGTGGCCGAGTCGGCCGCGTCGACGACCAGCAGCCCGCCGACGGCGGTCAGCACCACCTCGGTCGGTTCGACGTCCAGGTCGACGTTCCAGACCGGGTCGCCGCCGCCGGCCGGCACGGCGGTGACGGTGGTCGCGCCGACCCGCACGGACGCGTACACGGCCAGGTCACCGGCGACGGTGACCGTCGAGGCGATCGTTGCGGCCGGCAAGGTGACCTCATGGGTCGGGGTCAGGCCGGCACCGACGGCCGGGTCGCCGCCCAGGAACCCGCCGAGCAGGCCGGTGCCGCTGCTGTCACCGGTGCCGTCGTCACGGCCGAGCATCCGGTCCAGCAGCCGACCGTTGGTCAGCCCGACGGCGCCGACGAGGGTCAGCACCACGGCGGCGGCGACCGCCGCGACCCACCGGCCGACACGCCGACGCGGCCTGCCGGCCGGCAGGTCAGCCGGCCCGGCCGGGCCGTCCGCCGCAGGCCCGGCGGTCGGCGGGTACGCGCGTGCCGGCTGCTGCCCGTACGGCCCCGGTGACGTCGGTGCCGCCCCGGTGGACGGTGCCGCGTACGGGGTGGCCGTCGACGGTGCCGGCCCCGACGTCGCCGGGTCGTGGTGCAACGCCCCGTACGCCACCGGCAGTTCCGGCTGCTCCGGCACGGACGCGGCGACGCCGAGCCGGGCGTGCAGCCGGCTGGCGACCAACGGCATCCGGCTCGCCCCGCCGACCAGCAGCAGCCCGGCGAGGTCCGTCGGTGCCACTCCGGCCAGTTGCAGCACCCGGCGGGTCTCGTCGACGGCCCGGTCGACCAGCGGCCCGGCGATGCGGTCCAGTTCCTCCCGGGTCAGATGCATCGGGTCGTCCCGCCCCGGCACCGTCACCGGTGCCACCGACGTCCGCGACAGCATCTCCTTCGCCGCCCGTACCTCGGCCCAGAACGCGTGCCGGTCCCGGCGGTCGGCGGCGGTCACCGGCCGGTCCAACCGGGCCCACAGCTGCTGATCCCGGGTCGCGACCAGCTGGCCCAGGTGGGCGACGAGGGCGTTGTCGACGTCGAGACCACCCAGGTCGTCCAGGCCACCGGTGGCCAGCACCCGCAGCCCGCCGGCCCGGCCGGCCCCGGCCGGCTCGTTACGGACCACCGCCACGTCCAGGGTGCCGCCGCCGAAGTCGAACACCGCCAGGGCACCACCGGGTGGGACCTGCTGCCCGAGTACCCGTACGCAGTAGGTGGCGGCGGCGATCGGCTCGTCCAGCAGCCGCACCGGGCCCAGCCCGGCGGCGTCGGCCGCCGCCCGCAGCAGGTCCCGCCGGGGCGTACCCCAGTCCGCCGGGCAGGTCAGCACGGTCGCGCCGGCCGGATGCACCCCGGCCAGTGCGGCTTCCCCGGCGACCCGGCGCAGGCTCGCCGCCAGCAGCTGCGCCACCGGCAGCTCCCGGTCGCCCAGCAGCACCGCACCGTCGTCGATGTGCCGTTTCGGGTGCGGCTCGAACCGCTGCGGCTCCCCGGCGGCCAGCCGCTGCGCGTCACGTCCGGTGTGGATGGTGCCGACGGCGTCGACGAACACCCCGGACGCCAGCAGCGGCGACCCGTCGAACAGCAGCGTACGGGGCGGCTCGTCGCCACGGCGGACCGTGGCGACGGTGTGCGTGGTACCCAGGTCGACGGCGAGCCGTACCGGTCCGTTCACGGTGAGTGTCGTCCTTTCCCGGTCAGGACCGGTGACATCGTCGTGCTGCGTCGGCGGGCATGCTATCTGCCGGCCGCCACCGCCGTGTCGGCGCCGAGCTGGCGCAACACCCGGGTACGCAGCGTCTCGTACTGCTCGCTGCACCGCGCCGGCGGACCCGCCGGCCGGGCCACGACCTCGCCGGCGGTGATCTGCTCGTGCGGCCCGAACTGGTCACGGGTCAGGTCGATCTCGACCGTGCCGAGCCGGTTCCACCAGTGGTGG harbors:
- a CDS encoding Hsp70 family protein, yielding MNGPVRLAVDLGTTHTVATVRRGDEPPRTLLFDGSPLLASGVFVDAVGTIHTGRDAQRLAAGEPQRFEPHPKRHIDDGAVLLGDRELPVAQLLAASLRRVAGEAALAGVHPAGATVLTCPADWGTPRRDLLRAAADAAGLGPVRLLDEPIAAATYCVRVLGQQVPPGGALAVFDFGGGTLDVAVVRNEPAGAGRAGGLRVLATGGLDDLGGLDVDNALVAHLGQLVATRDQQLWARLDRPVTAADRRDRHAFWAEVRAAKEMLSRTSVAPVTVPGRDDPMHLTREELDRIAGPLVDRAVDETRRVLQLAGVAPTDLAGLLLVGGASRMPLVASRLHARLGVAASVPEQPELPVAYGALHHDPATSGPAPSTATPYAAPSTGAAPTSPGPYGQQPARAYPPTAGPAADGPAGPADLPAGRPRRRVGRWVAAVAAAVVLTLVGAVGLTNGRLLDRMLGRDDGTGDSSGTGLLGGFLGGDPAVGAGLTPTHEVTLPAATIASTVTVAGDLAVYASVRVGATTVTAVPAGGGDPVWNVDLDVEPTEVVLTAVGGLLVVDAADSATDAGDDIRVVLDAADGAVKWKRSWETFTDVVYVGTDVVVEIRDGIFDNAVARVDLTTGEQRWRREAPDDDLLIIDAERIRPVSVWTDGATVPDGAGLLPAAEHALADNRHAAADRVVELNEGSGRGVVLDVGNGRPVSDGDLPLDHDRWTVYDGLAIGKLSDDASPGRAVLAAYDLDGFTKKWEVPFAGADTIERVKACGPRLVCVAVEGTAYRTVAVRTTDGAEAWKRTTDSGVDANWYAGPDALVFGDQTFDTVDDFALLAFDGTEVVPAGDHGSAAATGAGRAAVVSIRVDLTTSTAVPQVAVWDTATGRRSAAVDVGADLETAGVQRVVLGGDTVAVVTADHQVRVLTVPADLG